Genomic segment of Buchnera aphidicola (Aphis fabae):
ATTGGTATTGCTGTGGATGTTAAAAACGGTTTGCTTGTTCCAGTATTAAAGAATGTGGATAAAAAAAGTATTATTAATTTATCATCTGAATTAACATCACTTTCTGGAAAAGCACGTAACAATAAATTAGATAAATTAGATATGAAAGATGGTTGTTTTACCATTTCTAACTTAGGAGGTATTGGAGGATATTGGTTTACACCAATTATTAATTCTCCAGAAGTTGCAATTCTTGGAGTTTCCAGATCAGTCATTAAACCAATTTGGAATGGTATAAAATTTATTCCATCTCTAATATTGCCTTTATCTTTATCTTATGATCATCGTGTTATTAATGGAGCAGATGCAGCTCGTTTTATTGTTTTTCTTAAGAAGTTATTATCTGATATACGATTTTTAGTTATGTAATTTTATATTGATCAAATATCTTTTATAAAATTAATTATTAAAGAGGTTTATATGCATCAAAAAATTCAAGCAGAAGTGGTTATTTTAGGATCAGGACCTGCTGGTTATTCTGCAGCTTTTCGATGTGCTGATTTAGGTTTAGATACAGTATTGGTAGAACGTCATAAAAAATTAGGTGGTGTTTGCTTAAATGTAGGGTGCATTCCTTCAAAATCTTTATTACATATAGCAAAAGTAATAAAAAATGCTGATGATTTATCTAAAGCAGGTGTTTTTTTTAACAAACCTTCTATTGATATTAAAAAAATTCAAGATTGGAAAAATCATATTATTAGTAAATTGACAGACGGTTTATATAATATCAGCAAAAAAAGAAATATAAGATTTATTCAAGGAAAAGCTTATTTTGAGAGTGATAATAATATCATTATAGAAAATAATCAGAATAAATTTGATGTATCTTTTAAAAATGCTATTATTGCCACGGGTTCTAATCCAATTAAAATACCTTCTTTCCCAATTGAAGATAATAGAATTTGGGATTCTACAGATGCTTTATCATTAAAAAATATTCCTAATCGTTTTTTAATTGTAGGAGGAGGAATTATTGGTTTAGAAATGGCAACAATATATAGTTCATTAGGATCAACTGTAGATATTGTAGATCGTTTTAATGTATTTCTTCCTTTAATTGATCAAGATATTTCTGAAATGTATATTAAATCAATTAATAAAAAATTTAATATATTTTTAAATACACATATTACAACTGTAGAATCAAAAGAAAACGGTTTAATTGTTTCTATGGAAGGTGATAATACAAGTCATAACATTTGTTATAATAATATATTAATTGCAATAGGACGTACTCCTAATACTAAAGATTTAGAATTGGATAAAATTGGTGTAAAATTAAACGATTCTGGGTTTGTTAAAGTGGATAATCAATTAAGAACCAATATATCTAATATTTATGCAATTGGTGATGTTACAGGTTTTCCTATGTTAGCTCATAAAGCTATTCATGAGTCACATATTGCTGCTGAAGTAATTTCTGGCAAAAATCATTATTATGAACCGAAAGTAATTCCTTCTGTAGCTTATACTGACCCTGAAATTGCTTGGGTGGGTTTGAATGAAAAAGATGCTATAAAGTCAGAAATTGATTATGAAGTTGGTATTTTTCCTTGGAATGCTTCTGGAAGAGCAAATGCTTCAAATTGCACAATAGGAATGACAAAATTAATTTTTAACAAAAAAAATAATCAAATTATTGGTGGAGCTATAGTAGGTGAAAATGCCGGGGAATTAATTAATGAAATTACACTCGCGATTGAAATGGGATGCGATGCAGAAGATCTTTCCCTTACTATTCATGCTCATCCTACTTTAAGTGAATCAATTTGTTTAGCATCACAAACTTTTCAAGG
This window contains:
- the lpdA gene encoding dihydrolipoyl dehydrogenase, which translates into the protein MHQKIQAEVVILGSGPAGYSAAFRCADLGLDTVLVERHKKLGGVCLNVGCIPSKSLLHIAKVIKNADDLSKAGVFFNKPSIDIKKIQDWKNHIISKLTDGLYNISKKRNIRFIQGKAYFESDNNIIIENNQNKFDVSFKNAIIATGSNPIKIPSFPIEDNRIWDSTDALSLKNIPNRFLIVGGGIIGLEMATIYSSLGSTVDIVDRFNVFLPLIDQDISEMYIKSINKKFNIFLNTHITTVESKENGLIVSMEGDNTSHNICYNNILIAIGRTPNTKDLELDKIGVKLNDSGFVKVDNQLRTNISNIYAIGDVTGFPMLAHKAIHESHIAAEVISGKNHYYEPKVIPSVAYTDPEIAWVGLNEKDAIKSEIDYEVGIFPWNASGRANASNCTIGMTKLIFNKKNNQIIGGAIVGENAGELINEITLAIEMGCDAEDLSLTIHAHPTLSESICLASQTFQGTITDLLNSKKNIIG